A section of the Sebastes fasciatus isolate fSebFas1 chromosome 21, fSebFas1.pri, whole genome shotgun sequence genome encodes:
- the prlh2 gene encoding prolactin releasing hormone 2: MDYKSWSTPAHAITTSDLCQLTSACLPKFRCLERLRSMLPGRAADVRHCVLTSRCLLPGALALLLLLSCSLSSAHSTTVEHDFHIVHNVDNRSPEIDPFWYVGRGVRPIGRFGKRHSSVEALGSGGIQPVLRTLGLVLNSLRNKEDLEKVLDGEDRDWLP; this comes from the exons ATGGATTATAAAAGCTGGAGCACACCTGCTCATGCAATAACGACTTCAGACCTCTGCCAACTGACCTCAGCCTGTTTACCAAAGTTCAGG TGCCTTGAGCGACTCCGCAGCATGCTGCCCGGTAGAGCGGCTGATGTCCGGCACTGCGTCCTGACGAGCCGCTGCCTGCTGCCCGGAGCTCTggcgctcctcctcctcctctcctgcagcCTCAGCAGCGCTCACAGCACCACGGTGGAGCACGACTTCCACATCGTTCACAATGTCGACAACAGAA GTCCAGAGATAGACCCATTCTGGTACGTGGGGCGTGGGGTGAGACCCATCGGGCGCTTTGGGAAGAGGCACAGCAGCGTGGAGGCTCTGGGCAGCGGGGGGATTCAGCCTGTCCTCAGGACGTTAGGGCTGGTGCTCAACAGCCTCAGAAACAAGGAGGACCTCGAGAAAGTGCTGGATGGGGAAGACAGGGATTGGTTACCATGA
- the shrprbck1r gene encoding ranBP-type and C3HC4-type zinc finger-containing protein 1 isoform X1, translating to MSLSSGGWTHTSPGYTPDQSAAAAALLPASHYGASQAAQLGCQTVLMSVRVSVCHSGIRPLCLPGAGDESLRLQLGMDPGKSGEFRLSLQDSSGTGRSVTIAEFDLRTVNYEVKSPKCHELSLAAPPHDRISFNFRCEQEAQEWATVVMSSLREAHRVAPQDNGPQRPLDGLHLQNTLALQRTEETCIELTRAIEAGDMKSASDFAATLARQHATLKIQPSAGDDENTEINLAVAVEDSSSSCCVTVKVFPHMTTAALKQQMFLEYGFHPRVQRWVIGQCLCTDQRSLASYGVRQHGDTSFLYLLSARHARLSLQVLQQDQESALLRSPPSLSLPAPPTLPATSANGPSSLDRRPYTTLPPRLHASSNTGGSERGNINEIRDLINLEMPQLNEAMTPNTASSQGWSCPSCTYINKPTRPGCEICSTNRPESYVVPGGYRPDALELRRIQQEKEAIRQYQQAREEERRENFARLVMMDGQDLLPNPEPVDCRICYVDLRPGEGVLLRECLHCFCRECLGSVIMLSEEPEVACPYRDDTYSCACSLQEREIRALVPPEEYERWLQRGLSVAESRCEGSYHCATPDCPGWCVYEDTVNVFHCPVCRKHNCLICKSIHEGMNCKQYQDDMAARAINDSAARRTTHLLKTLVQSGEAMHCPQCGIIVQKRDGCDWLRCTVCHTEICWVTRGPRWGPRGPGDTSGGCRCNVNNQKCHPKCQNCH from the exons ATGTCGCTGAGCTCAGGCGGTTGGACTCACACCAGTCCCGGCTACACACCGGACCAgtccgccgccgccgccgccctcCTCCCAGCCAGTCACTATGGGGCCTCGCAGGCAGCACAACTCGGCTGCCAAACCGTCCTCATGTCGGTTCGGGTGTCGGTGTGCCATTCTGGTATTCGGCCGCTGTGTCTTCCTGGAGCAGGTGATGAGTCACTGCGCCTTCAGCTCGGCATGGACCCGGGGAAATCTGGGGAATTCCGGCTGTCGCTGCAGGACAGCAGCGGGACTGGCCGGAGTGTG ACCATCGCTGAGTTTGATTTGAGGACCGTAAATTATGAGGTGAAGTCACCAAAGTGCCACGAGCTGAGTCTGGCGGCGCCTCCACACGACCGCATCAGCTTCAACTTCCGCTGTGAGCAGGAGGCCCAGGAATGGGCTACGGTGGTGATGTCGTCATTGAGAGAAGCACACAGAG TTGCCCCTCAAGATAACGGTCCACAGCGTCCCCTGGATGGTCTCCATCTTCAGAACACGTTGGCCTTGCAACGAACAG AGGAAACCTGCATAGAGCTGACCCGAGCCATAGAAGCAGGTGACATGAAGTCTGCTTCGGACTTTGCCGCCACGCTCGCCCGACAACACGCCACACTCAAGATTCAGCCCTCTGCCGGAGACGATGAAAACACTGAAATCAA CTTGGCTGTTGCAGTTGAGGATTCTTCCTCGTCCTGTTGTGTCACTGTGAAAGTTTTCCCACATATGACTACCGCCGCACTGAAACAGCAG ATGTTTCTGGAGTACGGCTTTCACCCGCGGGTGCAGCGCTGGGTGATTGGCCAGTGTCTGTGCACCGACCAGCGCTCTCTGGCCTCGTATGGGGTTCGTCAGCACGGTGACACGTCCTTCTTGTACCTCCTGTCAGCCCGTCACGCTCGCTTGTCCCTCCAAGTCCTCCAGCAGGACCAGGAGAGCGCCCTCCTCCGCAGtcctccctctctatctctcccagCTCCTCCCACCCTCCCTGCTACCTCTGCAAACGGCCCCTCGTCTCTGGACCGGAGGCCTTACACCACCCTGCCTCCTAGACTCCATGCCAGCAGCAACACTG GTGGGTCAGAGCGAGGAAACATCAATGAAATCAGAGATCTCATCAACCTAGAGATGCCTCAACTCAATGAAGCAATGACCCCCAACACAGCTTCCTCCCAG GGTTGGTCGTGCCCTTCTTGCACTTATATTAACAAACCGACACGGCCGGGCTGTGAGATCTGCAGCACAAACCGCCCAGAGAGCTACGTCGTCCCGGGGGGATACCGACCTGACGCACTGGAACTCAGACGGATCCAGCAGGAGAAGGAGGCCATCAGACAGTACCAGCAG GCAAGGGAAGAGGAGCGCAGGGAGAATTTTGCCCGGCTAGTGATGATGGACGGCCAGGACCTGCTGCCTAACCCGGAGCCTGTGGACTGTAGGATCTGCTACGTGGACCTGCGGCCTGGAGAGGGCGTCCTGCTGAGGGAGTGTCTCCACTGTTTCTGCag AGAGTGCTTAGGTTCAGTCATCATGCTGAGCGAGGAGCCGGAGGTGGCCTGTCCCTACAGAGACGACACATATTCCTGTGCCTGCTCCCTGCAGGAGAGGGAGATCAGAGCT TTGGTGCCACCAGAGGAGTACGAGCGCTGGCTGCAGAGAGGCCTGTCGGTGGCAGAGTCTCGATGTGAGGGCAGCTACCACTGTGCCACCCCAGACTGTCCGGGCTGGTGTGTGTACGAGGATACAGTCAATGTCTTCCACTGCCCCGTGTGCAGGAAACACAACTGCCTGATTTGCAAG TCTATCCATGAGGGAATGAACTGTAAGCAATACCAGGATGATATGGCAGCCCGCGCTATAAATGACTCAGCTGCCAGGAGGACAACACATCTACTAAAG ACTCTTGTGCAGTCAGGGGAGGCTATGCACTGTCCTCAGTgtggcatcattgtgcaaaagcGGGATGGATGTGATTGGCTGCGTTGCACCGTCTGTCACACTGAGATCTGCTGGGTAACCAGAGGACCCCGCTGGGGACCTAGG GGTCCTGGAGACACCAGCGGAGGATGTCGCTGCAACGTCAACAATCAGAAATGCCATCCCAAATGCCAAAACTGTCACTGA
- the shrprbck1r gene encoding ranBP-type and C3HC4-type zinc finger-containing protein 1 isoform X2, producing MVSIFRTRWPCNEQPSSGCLEVWQHPLHTLARMFTCVGLSVFPSACTYVCVCPSVEETCIELTRAIEAGDMKSASDFAATLARQHATLKIQPSAGDDENTEINLAVAVEDSSSSCCVTVKVFPHMTTAALKQQMFLEYGFHPRVQRWVIGQCLCTDQRSLASYGVRQHGDTSFLYLLSARHARLSLQVLQQDQESALLRSPPSLSLPAPPTLPATSANGPSSLDRRPYTTLPPRLHASSNTGGSERGNINEIRDLINLEMPQLNEAMTPNTASSQGWSCPSCTYINKPTRPGCEICSTNRPESYVVPGGYRPDALELRRIQQEKEAIRQYQQAREEERRENFARLVMMDGQDLLPNPEPVDCRICYVDLRPGEGVLLRECLHCFCRECLGSVIMLSEEPEVACPYRDDTYSCACSLQEREIRALVPPEEYERWLQRGLSVAESRCEGSYHCATPDCPGWCVYEDTVNVFHCPVCRKHNCLICKSIHEGMNCKQYQDDMAARAINDSAARRTTHLLKTLVQSGEAMHCPQCGIIVQKRDGCDWLRCTVCHTEICWVTRGPRWGPRGPGDTSGGCRCNVNNQKCHPKCQNCH from the exons ATGGTCTCCATCTTCAGAACACGTTGGCCTTGCAACGAACAG CCCTCTAGTGGCTGTTTGGAGGTATGGCAACATCCTCTGCACACACTTGCCCGTATGTTCACCTGTGTGGGCTTGTCTGTGTTTCCTTCTGCATGtacgtacgtgtgtgtgtgtccatctgtAGAGGAAACCTGCATAGAGCTGACCCGAGCCATAGAAGCAGGTGACATGAAGTCTGCTTCGGACTTTGCCGCCACGCTCGCCCGACAACACGCCACACTCAAGATTCAGCCCTCTGCCGGAGACGATGAAAACACTGAAATCAA CTTGGCTGTTGCAGTTGAGGATTCTTCCTCGTCCTGTTGTGTCACTGTGAAAGTTTTCCCACATATGACTACCGCCGCACTGAAACAGCAG ATGTTTCTGGAGTACGGCTTTCACCCGCGGGTGCAGCGCTGGGTGATTGGCCAGTGTCTGTGCACCGACCAGCGCTCTCTGGCCTCGTATGGGGTTCGTCAGCACGGTGACACGTCCTTCTTGTACCTCCTGTCAGCCCGTCACGCTCGCTTGTCCCTCCAAGTCCTCCAGCAGGACCAGGAGAGCGCCCTCCTCCGCAGtcctccctctctatctctcccagCTCCTCCCACCCTCCCTGCTACCTCTGCAAACGGCCCCTCGTCTCTGGACCGGAGGCCTTACACCACCCTGCCTCCTAGACTCCATGCCAGCAGCAACACTG GTGGGTCAGAGCGAGGAAACATCAATGAAATCAGAGATCTCATCAACCTAGAGATGCCTCAACTCAATGAAGCAATGACCCCCAACACAGCTTCCTCCCAG GGTTGGTCGTGCCCTTCTTGCACTTATATTAACAAACCGACACGGCCGGGCTGTGAGATCTGCAGCACAAACCGCCCAGAGAGCTACGTCGTCCCGGGGGGATACCGACCTGACGCACTGGAACTCAGACGGATCCAGCAGGAGAAGGAGGCCATCAGACAGTACCAGCAG GCAAGGGAAGAGGAGCGCAGGGAGAATTTTGCCCGGCTAGTGATGATGGACGGCCAGGACCTGCTGCCTAACCCGGAGCCTGTGGACTGTAGGATCTGCTACGTGGACCTGCGGCCTGGAGAGGGCGTCCTGCTGAGGGAGTGTCTCCACTGTTTCTGCag AGAGTGCTTAGGTTCAGTCATCATGCTGAGCGAGGAGCCGGAGGTGGCCTGTCCCTACAGAGACGACACATATTCCTGTGCCTGCTCCCTGCAGGAGAGGGAGATCAGAGCT TTGGTGCCACCAGAGGAGTACGAGCGCTGGCTGCAGAGAGGCCTGTCGGTGGCAGAGTCTCGATGTGAGGGCAGCTACCACTGTGCCACCCCAGACTGTCCGGGCTGGTGTGTGTACGAGGATACAGTCAATGTCTTCCACTGCCCCGTGTGCAGGAAACACAACTGCCTGATTTGCAAG TCTATCCATGAGGGAATGAACTGTAAGCAATACCAGGATGATATGGCAGCCCGCGCTATAAATGACTCAGCTGCCAGGAGGACAACACATCTACTAAAG ACTCTTGTGCAGTCAGGGGAGGCTATGCACTGTCCTCAGTgtggcatcattgtgcaaaagcGGGATGGATGTGATTGGCTGCGTTGCACCGTCTGTCACACTGAGATCTGCTGGGTAACCAGAGGACCCCGCTGGGGACCTAGG GGTCCTGGAGACACCAGCGGAGGATGTCGCTGCAACGTCAACAATCAGAAATGCCATCCCAAATGCCAAAACTGTCACTGA